The Terriglobales bacterium genome has a window encoding:
- the lysC gene encoding lysine-sensitive aspartokinase 3 produces the protein MIVMKFGGTSVEDSSAIDRAAKIVASRRDRIPVVVVSAMSKVTDQLLAAGAAAGAGDPDKALELSRGLRERHYSTAGELLGTGLFTQFHSELESEFDALDELLRGIAAVGELTPRTTDLIASFGERISSRMVASAFSVRDLPAAHVDSRKCVITDANHTKAVPLFPEIDLRLAHLVKPLLDKKQIPIMGGFIGSTREGATTTLGRGGSDFTAAIVGAGLGAESIEIWTDVDGMMTTDPRLCKDAHRIRTISFDEAAELAYFGAKVLHPATLLPAVQKDIPVLVLNSRNPSCEGTRITARAPQCRNYFKAIAAKRRITIVDVVATRMLMAHGFLKSIFEVFDRHRCPVDMVSTSEVSVSLTVDSTEAIPAIAADLEQLADVKYEGRKAIVCLVGENIRGTRGIAAKVFGALPETNVRMISQGASEINISFVIEEDDVDETVRTLHKVFFADPDPAIFA, from the coding sequence ATGATCGTAATGAAATTCGGTGGCACCTCCGTGGAAGACAGTTCCGCGATCGATCGCGCCGCGAAGATCGTGGCCAGTCGTCGCGATCGCATACCGGTCGTAGTCGTCAGCGCGATGTCCAAGGTCACCGACCAACTACTTGCAGCCGGCGCAGCCGCAGGTGCTGGTGATCCGGACAAGGCACTCGAGCTTTCGCGTGGATTGCGCGAGCGTCATTATTCCACTGCAGGTGAATTGCTCGGCACCGGATTATTCACGCAATTTCATTCCGAGCTCGAATCCGAATTTGACGCGCTGGACGAACTACTGCGCGGGATCGCCGCCGTAGGCGAGCTGACTCCACGCACTACCGACTTAATCGCTTCGTTCGGTGAACGGATTTCCAGCCGGATGGTGGCGTCCGCATTCTCCGTGCGCGATTTGCCCGCGGCGCATGTCGACTCCCGCAAGTGCGTGATCACCGACGCGAACCACACCAAAGCGGTACCTCTTTTCCCTGAGATCGATCTTCGCCTCGCCCATCTCGTCAAGCCGCTGCTCGATAAGAAGCAAATTCCCATTATGGGAGGATTCATCGGCAGTACTCGCGAAGGAGCAACGACGACGTTGGGACGAGGCGGCTCAGATTTCACCGCCGCTATCGTTGGCGCCGGACTCGGAGCGGAATCGATCGAGATTTGGACGGACGTCGACGGCATGATGACCACCGACCCACGGCTGTGCAAGGATGCGCACCGTATTCGCACAATCAGCTTCGACGAAGCCGCCGAACTCGCCTATTTCGGGGCCAAGGTCCTGCACCCTGCGACGCTATTGCCGGCGGTGCAGAAGGACATTCCCGTACTTGTCCTGAACTCTCGCAACCCATCCTGTGAAGGTACGCGAATCACCGCCCGAGCTCCACAGTGCCGCAATTATTTCAAAGCTATCGCAGCGAAGCGTCGAATCACCATCGTGGATGTAGTGGCCACGCGCATGCTGATGGCGCATGGCTTTCTGAAAAGCATCTTCGAAGTGTTCGACCGCCATCGCTGTCCCGTGGACATGGTTTCGACATCAGAAGTGAGCGTTTCACTGACGGTCGATTCGACCGAAGCGATTCCCGCAATCGCCGCTGATCTCGAACAGCTCGCGGACGTGAAGTATGAGGGCCGTAAGGCGATAGTCTGCTTGGTGGGGGAGAACATCCGCGGCACCCGTGGCATCGCCGCAAAAGTGTTCGGCGCGCTCCCGGAGACGAACGTGCGCATGATCTCCCAGGGAGCTTCAGAGATCAACATCAGCTTCGTGATCGAGGAAGACGATGTGGACGAGACCGTGCGAACACTACACAAGGTATTCTTCGCCGATCCCGATCCGGCGATCTTCGCTTGA